tttagaaacaagttctgaaatagggtgtttttcaaaacttttctGGGGTAGCGCGTTTTCGAAGCGGCACCCGAAGAGGGTGAATTTCTCGTTACTTTGGCaaaaacttgaataaatttgtatAACGAATACTGTGTTAACCAGCTTTTAACCGTCgtcataaaaaattttgaattaaaacacACGGCAGAGACCAGATAAACAGCAGAggcagtttttatcaaattttctcAATTTTCAATAGTTTAGGAAAAAAATTCAATgcattttgtaattgaaactatgTAAACTtatctcaaaaactttttcgaaaaaaaaaatcgaaagttCGAGAAatctatttcgaaatttttatttggagttctatgAATCTTTTTGAATATGCAGCTTTGTataccaatcaattttagtccaatAAATGCAGattgatttttgacaaattttttcggaagtgttttagattttcctgcACACATTTTTTTGTATGGTAGAGAATTTGAAACAACTTTcgaaaaaatagttttcaaaaatcaatgcgggACGTACTTTttcagactaaaattgattgggctacaaaactgcatgctcaaaaaaaaattcaaagaattttCGAATCTGATAAAATAAATAgctaacaaaaaaaacaaaaaactggtatcggaaaaaaaattttaaatttctgctgCTATTCTGATGCTTACAGGGAACACTGGTAAACAACAGATTTCATTACTATAAATTTATGGCTAATAAATATTCAACAAAGCGaaaaaagatactaaaataaaatttcacaaatgTATAATAGGTAGGGCAacccaaaatatgaaaaaaacggATTTTAGGCCTTATAAGCCTTAAAGCATGCTTTCATATTCTACATAAGCGGGTCTTATGTGAATACAAAGACAGACTCTTGAAGCCCTAAATAtgcatttaatttaaataataccTCAAATTTCATCATGCATATTATGGTATCGACGGATGCCACTCACGCGAATACCACTCGATTCGCACATCCGTCACTTGTTTAAAGTCACAGCATTCTCATAATTGTTGGACGAGATTCGTTAAATAATTTCAATCTCGGACTTGATAAAAACGCTTATAGGCCCCGCTTAAGCTTAACTTGCAGTAATATTCTTCCCGTGAATAAATCCACTGCAATAGGTCGCCAACAAAAGCTTTCTTAATGTCTGCGAATCTAAGCCGTAAGAAGCTATCAAAATGCAGTTGGTAAGGACTACATGCTGGAAATGGCTCAACCAACAGTTTCGAAGGTATTTTAAGAGGTTCTTGACattatggaaaaaaaaaaattgtgcgcaAAATTAATCACGAAAAGTACATACGGTGAGTGGTACGACTTCTGTTTAATATAACTATTACATacattttacttaaaaatataaatagtgtggcgaatgttgacatcactaggctgttagtaaataatcacgcaacaacgaaaccatgaagcagccactcttatacaCATGCCCACGTTAAAGTTaacaacacttatgtagaaggcgacgaagagatatctcacacacacacacatgtagtcatcacccGAAGTAGTTATTCACACATACACaggcatatggctataaactacaaatatacacgaatatggctggtaaccaagcatgagctacaacagttctagaagtcgaaacgtctagacctttggagaaatatgcggacgaaacaacggagagtataaaagcagcgcaagctgagtaatcatggaagcagtttgatttaagcacgctattggttgcgaaatataattgtgaagtactactcgcaaagtaatctaaataaagaccagtttgcaatactaaatattcgagtgatttattcaacagtttagcgattcgaactttagcagaaggtgCAGAAATAACCCGGatttccccagaattcgttacaatagtttaTCTTTTATCgatttgcattttattttaatttaattgcgcgatattttaaaattttgcttcGATCAGCACCTTTTTTTAGCGAATGCAGTGAATCCACGAACAGCtttatttacacaatttttttcacGAGCTGCATTGCCGATCGGTTATGAGAATACCAGATCTTCTCAATTCGATTCGCATTCCCCGAGGAAGGCATACGTCGAATACCGTAATAGGGGTtcatatttttttggaaaatgtaaacATATTTGATTGGTATTATTATTTCgagttatataaaagaaattattttatataCTTCGGGTTGCCCTGATAATAAGACTTACACTTACATAATAAGTTGTATAATTTTTATGGTATTATAGACTATAAGTATACTTGTAGCTTATGTGCATGTAAATGTGTATTATAATGGAATATAATTATTGCGTTTAACGCATAATTACTGGAATAAATTTGGAACGTAATATTTATATAATGCATTACTTTTTTGTAAGCCTTTCTCACACGTTTGCATATTTTGAAACAATTACCataaatatagtatatattttatgTTCTTATCAAAATTTTTAGTTCAAAGAAGTAGTTTCATTGAACTatctctacatacatacatacatcgtaTAACATTACTCTTTTagtgcaaaatatttaaaaaatgtaattataagtAAATTTATTCAGTACGTTTTGTTTTTTCTCCACGCAAATACTCATAGGTTGGTTGACCCAAAAATGGTATAGTAACATCAACCATATTCGGATAAACTAAAAACTTATTCACTACTTCACACAATTTACTCTCAATAATGCTGGTTACGATGCTATAGTCAACTGATTTTTCACCCAGAGCTGGTTTCGCTGATAGCCAAAGACGTGGTGGGCCACGAAAACTgaagaaatacaaaaattaataaattaacagggtgaaaaaattttattatgcAATATCTAAGCACAAAAAATGGAAACAGCATTGTCCCACGAGATCTTTAGTTTATATGTACTAGTTAAACCGGCAGACTTCTTTCTGCCCAAAATTGGTTATCCTACATTCAACAAGTGAGGCTCGTTTCTCTCTCTATACCATTCTCCTATACTTAATCCTCAATTTTCTCGCACCGTATTTTACTCCATTTATCTCCACTCCCAGtccatagatagatagatagatcacAGCACCTCATTCAAGCCGCCCTAAGCCTTGAGTTTGCATCGCATTCCAAGAGAATATGTTACGCCGTCTCCGCTGAACGATCACAGAATTGACAGGTGTCATTTCATTGTGTGCAAAATTTCTCCATATGTTAAGCCTGAAATATTCCACTCCCACTGCACCACCACATAGATATTAAGTCTCTATGGTTAATTTTGAATACTTTCTTCAAATACTTATTTGCGGAGACAaagcgaattaaaatttttcttataggGGACTTGGCACCGCCTGCGGCAAAGTTAACATCTGGCACTCTATCTATGAGACTCGTTTTATTAGTAAATTCTTTAACATTtatattgaaacatttttttgcaGCAGAACTTTGGCCATCGCTTGTAAAATTAGGAATTTTTGGTTGCCCACGCAGAACCATTTGAGCGGCTTCGTTATAGCTATCCCTTATGATGGAAAGCACCTGCTAGGTCATCCCACCTCCTCCTGTAGTGAGGAACTCGGACTCACCAtgggtaggtgagtttgacaatcaGGTCGTTTAAGCTATAAGTTGCGCTAGCAATCTcttgaaatggttgcgctacaaAACGTCCTAAAtaccaaggcagatgagtttttcactgagaagcagaattacactcggagtgtttgccaaatcactgccgaggggagagCCCTCTTAGAAAaccttttcttctaattgaaaaaacgtgtttcaaattgtttatattgctttgcccggggatcGAACCCAGCatcttctgtgtggtaggcggagcacgctaacaccaCGTCACTGTGGCCGTCAAGATTGATGATCTTAGTCTCAAAACAATCCGAGTAAATATTGAATTCTCTAACCGTAGAAGCATTTCAGAATATCCCATCCACTCCCATAACAAATACTACAACCTTTCTGTCCAACTTCGACCGCGAACCAGTTAACCAATCTGCTCTCCTAGATTAGTCCCTTTCCCCACTGCCATCTCATGGGTATGAGTGTTCTGAAGCTTGTAAAGGGTGCAGTTATTGATACACAATAGTCTTTCTTGTCTGGAAAAAAGCTCATAGACCATATTACGAAGCCTAATCAGCGACCAGGCTGCAGCCGCTTTACCAGAAATATCCACAGGATGTATGTTCCAAGATAGGTGGTGTGTTTATCGCTGATATTAAGCACTCACCGTTGCACCGAGGCCAACACTTTGGTAGTGTTCCCCGTGTTAAGTGCATTTTATCAGACAATTAGCCCATAGAGAAAAATCGGCTTGACCACCAACTTATAAAACCAGTGTACTACACTTGCTCTTACTGATGGCCCCCTGGTGAGAGTGCGTTATGAGGTATCGTAACATATAGGAAAACCATCTGTTGGTTGTCGAGGCTTGATGAGGCTTATGACGGTGGAAGTGACGCTGCTAGTTTCTGAAAGTCTATCACTTCATACATTCTCATTAGAATAGAGTAGCTCGTGGTACTGTTGCATACCGTGAGCGGAACCAACGCTGGAGCACTTTCATTTATTGAAGCCTAAATGGGTACCGGTTCAAAAATTTTCCATCcaaaaaactgttaaatcgagTTGAAGAGCAGTCCATATTAGAATTAAGCTGCAAAACAGCCCATCTTACATTCTTATACAGGTCTTTCTTCAATCATATTCTAAGGCATGGCGTTATTAACTATTCAATGTTATCTTCAACAGCCGTTAAAAAGAAACGCGTATGGCCATTAATCTCTCATATTTTTCAGAGTACATATTACGTGTTGTGCTTATTAGAAATAAAACTGGAATTAGTATTAATTTAAATTACTTACGCCAACCAAATGCGATCCGATGGTGGTGGTGGAATGTTTATTACGCCACGTCCAACTAATCCTCTCAAATCCACACGCAAAGTTATGTTTGTATTCATATTCTCAATGGCGCGTTGAACAACTGGCAAATCTGTGGCATATTGAAAAAGGTTCGAGGCAGCAATACGATCAACAATGCGAAAAATCCGACGAGCATTACCAGGTGCTGTTGGCATGAAATGGTAGCtggaacaaaaaaaattagaattaCGATTCAAAATCGGCAGTTTTGTTTAGATAGTATTATTAGCACAACTGgtttaatattttttccaaaacatCCATCTGCACATTTTTGTAGAGATCATCTCAACGATGTCCAGAAAACACGTAATATCTATCGGATTGCGTTACAGACCACGGGTGCCGCAAAACGCAACTTGATGGCAGGATGCATTGATTCGATGCCTTTCATTCAGGTGGCGCTGTCAACACCTAACGCCTTTGCTTTGGAAAATAAACAGATATTTTTCTTCGAAGTGGTAATAATTGGGATTTAGGTTGGTAACTGCTCTATAGTCTGTCTGGAAAACGGCATATTGAACAGCTGAGAGCAGCCAGAATAAACGCATTTTCTTCGGAGGGGAGTCACAGGGTTATATCTTCTCTAATACAATTGTCAACTTTACCTACGAGTAGCGATTCCTATTTGGAAGGCGATGCTTTGGCGAACTCAAGTATCTCACAAAAGAAAGAGGTTGTATGACTTGGAAGGTTCAAcgaggtcatatcaaatcgttcccgcgatgcTTGGGCTAGCAACCTAAAAGTGC
The Eurosta solidaginis isolate ZX-2024a chromosome 5, ASM4086904v1, whole genome shotgun sequence DNA segment above includes these coding regions:
- the LOC137252728 gene encoding testis-expressed protein 2, translating into MQVEILKIIYVLWLFISYHFMPTAPGNARRIFRIVDRIAASNLFQYATDLPVVQRAIENMNTNITLRVDLRGLVGRGVINIPPPPSDRIWLAFRGPPRLWLSAKPALGEKSVDYSIVTSIIESKLCEVVNKFLVYPNMVDVTIPFLGQPTYEYLRGEKTKRTE